The Toxoplasma gondii ME49 chromosome XII, whole genome shotgun sequence genome includes a region encoding these proteins:
- a CDS encoding hypothetical protein (encoded by transcript TGME49_245995), with protein MAELLRIPKPPQGVSAGGVDDLFDLKGQPERQKRAGESSQTRNATTPIAPCAERGKPLAMPLRLRCMYTWRRTWPRESSLSRRLC; from the exons ATGGCGGAGCTTCTTCGAATTCCCAAACCTCCTCAAGGA GTGTCGGCCGGAGGCGTGGATGACCTGTTTGACTTGAAGGGACAACCGGAGAGGCAAAAGCGCGCTGGAGAGAGTTCGCAGACAAGAAACGCAACGACTCC CATCGCTCCGTGCGCCGAACGAGGAAAACCGCTTGCCATGCCCCTTCGCCttaggtgtatgtacacctggaggAGAACGTGGCCGCGGGAATCAAGTTTGAGTCGACGCCTCTGTTGA
- a CDS encoding hypothetical protein (encoded by transcript TGME49_245990) produces the protein MEAGAATPAASGFAYAAADSLSASLSAAASHPSSSVSPVSSSLCSNSASANASLHPVFPFSPGSSTPASVPASAASSLPPSARHSYPPTFSSSMSISSSPPAVPSASPSAASASGVSASRAEGPREVPDHVSAKRLLSCGLSGLSFSPSSPFAEEVREEVPGESLQNSPKRRLTAVSVKERSIEDTSRAAATLTREGRCTEDAGPARGRIPGCRDTAGPWGVHASEGGAEGGLHVDAKQEANGKAGFLAPSDSSFLSRTPNGLQDGELSTIAARDKHSRKAETSANAGGQGGDSGGREGLPNGSASLSREATAETEERAKEVKKQERLGGGADVDQMEAERQEEEEAGDERNADTGFTPQDFYDFSEDIAALMGAFTAPHIDAIEAEAVAETVRLCLGFLDDAVARGLFVASMLNAGLQSPVLLPRQSASPPGQQEVSPGVSVSGPSSAVVSSPAVEDRRSCKLLAEHCILALCNASQRKYQRCRQVLDAHRQVQSLLTAYDDTLMSSVNPIYPPVPASSTASRLQQDGEADTEACFDASQAARSVAATKGGKGGGDSGKKKKEPAKRSVVPGKSSGSETSLQGSSKEEPSRVCAGGDKAVVRGGEGAEVWVGKQN, from the exons ATGGAAGCAGGCGCCGCCACGCCAGCCGCTAGCGGCTTCGCCTACGCTGCGGCAGACAGTCTCTCGGCGTCATTGTCTGCTGCAGCTAGCcacccttcctcttccgtgtctcccgtctcgtcttctctctgttctaACTCTGCATCTGCGAACGCCAGTCTTCACCCTgtcttccccttttctccagGCTCCTCTACTCCCGCATCTGTCCCTGCGTCTGCCGCATCGTCTCTGCCGCCGTCTGCTCGGCACTCCTATCCCCCGACCTTCTCCTCATCGAtgtcgatttcttcttctcctccagctgtgccttctgcctctccctctgccgcATCTgcttcgggtgtctctgcttctcgcgctgAAGGTCCTCGAGAGGTTCCCGACCACGTGAGTGCGAAGCGGCTTCTATCTTGCGGTCTCTCgggtctgtctttctctccctcctcgcctttcgcgGAGGAAGTGAGGGAGGAGGTGCCAGGCGAATCTTTGCAGAATTCCCCCAAAAGGCGGCTTACTGCCGTGTCCgtgaaagaaagaagcatcGAAGACACCTCTAGAGCCGCTGCAACTCTCACGCGGGAAGGCAGATGCACGGAGGACGCCGGCCCGGCCAGGGGGAGAATTCCAGGGTGTAGAGACACCGCAGGCCCCTGGGGTGTACATGCATCCGAGGGAGGTGCGGAGGGTGGGCTTCACGTCGACGCGAAGCAGGAAGCGAACGGAAAAGCAGGTTTCCTGGCTCCTTCGGACTCTTCATTTCTCTCGAGGACCCCCAACGGGCTTCAGGATGGAGAGCTGTCGACGATCGCGGCGAGAGATAAACATTCaagaaaagcggagacgaGTGCCAATGCTGGAGgacagggaggagacagtggcgGCCGCGAAGGCCTGCCAAATGGAAGTGCGAGTCTGAGTCGCGAGGCtactgcagagacagaggagcgcgcgaaagaagtgaagaaacaagaacgaCTAGGAGGCGGTGCAGACGTGGACCAAATGGAGGCagaaagacaggaggaggaagaagcgggtGACGAAAGGAACGCTGACACAGGGTTCACCCCTCAAGACTTCTACGACTTCTCTGAAGACA TTGCAGCGCTGATGGGTGCCTTCACAGCACCTCACATCGACGCCATCGAGGCTGAAGCTGTTGCAGAGACAgtccgtctctgcctcggaTTCCTCGACGACGCT GTGGCTCGAGGATTGTTTGTGGCGTCGATGCTCAATGCAGGGCTGCAGTCGCCGGTGTTGCTTCCTCGTCAGTCTGCCTCCCCTCCAGGCCAACAGGAAGTGTCTCCTGGAGTTTCCGTGTCTgggccttcttcagctgttGTCTCTTCCCCAGCTGTGGAGGACCGGAGATCGTGTAAACTTTTGGCGGAGCACTGCATTCTTGCCTTGTGCAACGCAAGCCAGCGGAAGTATCAGAGATGCCGACAAGTCCTGGACGCTCACCGCCAGGTCCAGAGTCTTCTCACGGCATACGATGACACTTTGATGTCTTCTGTGAATCCTATATACCCGCCTGTGCCTGCCTCTTCGACTGCCAGCAGGCTTCAACAGGACGGCGAGGCAGACACCGAGGCTTGTTTCGATGCGTCTCAGGCAGCGCGTTCCGTTGCTGCAACGAAGGGCGGGAagggaggcggagacagcggaaagaaaaagaaggaacctGCAAAGAGGAGTGTTGTCCCAGGGAAGTCCTCCGGGAGCGAAACCTCTCTCCAAGGGAGTAGCAAGGAGGAACCGAGCAGAGTCTGTGCGGGAGGCGACAAAGCAGTCGTGCGAGGAGGGGAAGGTGCTGAAGTTTGGGTGGGGAAACAGAACTAG